The Aedes aegypti strain LVP_AGWG chromosome 1, AaegL5.0 Primary Assembly, whole genome shotgun sequence sequence ACTAGAAACACATCAAGCAAAAAGCATTGgatgaaaaaagtgttatcagATTGGGATGTAGAAGGATCGGATGAGACGCAGAACAATATCGCCGAAAACCCAGAAAATCCAGACGATGCTATCGAAAGTGCAACTAAAGTGGACCGTCCCATACTGGATATCAATCATATGATTCGTAAAATTAGGAATATTGTTTATAACTATAAGAAGGAAGATACGATTTGTGATTTATTGCTAGCTATGCATTCTATTTAATGTTCAATAAACGATTCAATGTGTAACACACTACCTAGTATTAGAAATAATGCGTCCATTATAATGCAAGTGAAATGTCATCCCTCGTCAGTTTAACAAGCAGGTTTCGTGCACATTCCAATAACTTTGCCAGCATGTTGATCTTCGAATAGCGCTTCGATCAAAAACTTGCCTAAATCTAATTTGGAAATCGAACGCGTCAATCCAGGCGATTTGTCATATGCGATAACGTACTCGGTTGAAGGTTCATCTGTAATTGAAAAAGAGCGAATCATTTATCTTCTGAATAATCATCATCAAGTCAATTTGCATATCCATATTAAAAACTGGGTGGTCATTTAGCATAATTTGGGTTCTCACCATAGTTGACCCTCTAatacaggcctgcccaacctttctgAATCGCGGGCCAAATCTAAGAAACAATATCGCGAGGCGGGCCAACCTTTTTTTAATAcagcaatttcaaaatttgtaattgtaattgtaattgctcaatccacaccctggcagacaattatccgcccatctagacacgggctgggtgaggacctaccaagcctcccccgttaacatgtcctataccgtttagcacaccgggatcttccacaagcaggcgccggaattaaagcggtcccacaagcttcagatacattaaatatatatagtccctctggcactaaaccgaatggcgccctccgcttcaccactagtactgcttccccacacgccaagcacaatatcgaaagtagcgcgttgtatagcaaatacagtacaccacctccgacactatgccaaatgtacaggaaaaacagcaccagtaagaaagcggaaggcgcaccactcggttcagtgccagaaggactataagtataacgaagaagaaatgaaaagatagtagagttggttcggttatttgattgctgaaacgaaaaaaacagaaaaaacagaaacaaagtgttaacattaaaacggggttttataattgataaatgtatcgatagtttctcatctgttacgtttccttatcgtagcgctgtcgatttttccatctccagggtgttcgtctccgctcgagcaatgaggaccatgatgaaatgagaatatgaaaatgtgagcattagtgttgatctagtaatagattaatttaaactgcttttcatgtgctaagtaacttgtaaactcctactcaattatgttttgttggcctacacgttttatttagacacaattttatttagaaaactatttggatccgagattttaggtgcagattgagcatgtttgataaaacaagcatcctgttttcagttaaagaatgttcaagaagttgatgattctgttatttatactggctacatacaagaattcactattgatgtaatatatggatattgaaagttccaacgcgcgattataatacttcagttttcgtgctgttgtattggagtaagtagtgggaaaccaatcagtttggtgattctaacggtaacaaatagcaagacgaaaggaaagttgataatctatcatcattatgatttcagtcctaatttcatgatccgtttaataaattccgcgtatgattcggcaattttaacaatttatacatgtgtattcgaagaaaacagattacgagcatttattacctgttgcaaggttcctaagtgatcagatatttatcattttctacagcctaatttaataatacctacattgggttgtaacaaaaatttgatcttgggatgttgatttgcctcctaatcaaagtttcgacaatagtcacatgcttactatcccttatggcagtgttgttgattctattgtctatcgctcatcagtttcgcgccacccggcagggacttggtcctatgtacccaatactctgctgtgtcttaacttcacgcaatacattctgtagatgtgtgatacagtttgcggaatattatgatttatcacttcgttcagatggaaaattctgttatggtaccatattcacatatcagataactcccacctggaacgatgtaatacatcggagacatgtagattcagatgtatgtatacgatctatgcctagttcggctctgatcgacaggcaatcagtgtattcagtttttcaactagcttgaagcgatgaacgtttcaagacaagctctccactatatctgctagcaatcaccggtcgtcgatagacatttcggttcttttctgctaaagatagatccgattgtatgccaaagactatggctcatgcttttcaatacagctggaaaaacaagaactacacccagcaccaaatagtacgtaactatgaggcggaccggaaggtttgatgagcaatccccaccTTTAATAcagcaatttcaaaatttgttaataaaatcaaataaaagtgataacaattcttttgaaaatattacaaataGACGAGATAATCTTGCCctaaattttgtgagaattctGCTCCTGATTACGGCAGAATCCAACCAaggattcttttgaaaaatttgcccTGAACCCTGTAATTATGTTGTCCAGGATTTTATACAATcattctcagaattcaatcacACTTTTCAAAGGATTTTGTCAGATTCTAATCTAATATTATTTGAGAATTCCTTCTtgttttttagaaacaattccCTACATTTGCAAGAATAAAGCATTGGATTCTGTGAAAAATGTTCTCAGCACTTCGTCAGAACCCAACCATATacacattttaaaatttcgttCTATAAACTGAAGAAGTCTGctctgctcagaattctgtaaGAAATTCATTTACCTTTCTAAAAATAATGTCCCATATTCGCTGATAATCATGGCTAGAATATTTTgtaatcctccagggatttcaaataaaatcttgcTCTACCGTTTTTGTAAGAATCGTGCCtgagttttctttgaaatttatgTGTGAATTCTGTATATGATTTTATAGCCTATTAATTCGACTaatatttgatataattttCTATGCTCAAGATGTAGTGATATAGTGATTCTGATATAGTGAGATTCGGTTCGGTCATAAACTTTGATTGACAATGTTTGTTGGCACTTGatataaaatcagttttgtttcTTGATTGTTAAGAAAGTTATTAACAAGATTTCTTGTGTTTACttctcataaaaaatcattatttgttaACAGAAGCTTTTTAAATCATTAACACCAAGTAAATTTAGAAGGTTCAATGAACTAATGTGAagaatcttcaaaataaaagaATCTAAAATTGTAACAATTAGTCCTGAAATGTTCTAATATCAAGCTGGTAGAGCAGTAAAAGGGCCAGTTATGAGGAAGATCTCAGAGCTCTTCGCGGGCCGTACAAAATGAAGcggcgggccgtacgttgggcaggcctgctctaATAGTTTGTTCTTTATGTTATGCCTAATGACCATTGTGCAGAATACCAGCTAAATAATTTGATTAGTTATGTCAAATGTCTATTGTCaaactcgtttttgaacctaggttggaactggcgaaacccgttctgaatcacagtttcaaccccaacccatGATTTTCCGCATTGCATAATAAACTTACCAGCGATATGTGGAGGAAGAATTGCACGATACTCCAAATCGGAAGCCTTCAGTACATCCAGCATCCGTTTATGGTCAGCATTCAACTCAGTGAACATCTTTGGCACCTTGTCCGCATCGAAAAACAGGAAGGATGACAAACATACAGATACTTTTTTGAGATGTGCAGCCTTCATAGCATCTACAATATTCTGGATCCCAGTCGACATCATTGTGGTCGGTTTCAGGTCATTTCTTGTCCCCAATACAACGCATACGAGTTCCTGGTCGCTAATCGCTTTGACTACATCCTCTGCATTGACTACATCACCCTTCACTAGTTCCACTTGATTCTTAAAAGATTCTGGAACTGTTGCTTCATTTCGCACCATAAGGCGAACCTTGAGGCCTACATAACAAATAATGATGAGAATTAGCATACCTATTCATttatttgcgaagaaaaatgcatAATCACCCTTATCAAGCGCATATTGCACAGCACATTGACCGGTCATACCGGTGCCTCCAAATACAACAATTTTTTGCATCTTTCACTTTTTCTTCTACTACTTCTACTGCAAAATCAGCAAACTGACTAATAAACGAACTATTAAAACTAATGAAAAGGAGTCAATGACTCTTGTTAAATAATCGCACTTGAACGCCGTGAATTGTATCTATACGCGCACAGCTAATCGTTTCTTATCACGAAGTATTTCTAGCGTTCGTAATCATAAGAGCCTAATTGCACTTCGATAGTATTGCAGcgatagtccattttacgaaacggcaacactgatgatattacTGTTACTATCACGCGTTACGACACCACctcctgtcaaaatttcattcacgctcgttcagatctactcaaaagtgagtagatttcgactcacttcggaacaaagtggaactgctcaaaagtgagtaacaccatcgttactcactttagagtaacattgtcaaatgttaatatgggagtaacacttactcacttcgtttaatctgaaatttgcgaaagtgagtagatgtcactcacttcaggaaataatatttttggaaataaatgtattatgttattcataaaatgagaagaaatatacaaagagcataacatttattcattatctctTACATAACTATATGAATAATACATTGTgtcaagtaaaaaaaatgatatttgtgttgaaatttCCGCTGCTCTGGAATGGATCCCCGGATGTTATAAATCTCTGGGGGATTGATGAAAGTCACGGAGGATGTAGTTTGACcaggcccatgacaaccatatatcgatacacagtgttcttcgtagccaggatgtctcgggcgataagtgaatatcgcccactgtcagttgtaagaactgtgaaaataaagaccattgttttgtttgattgtttgctatggtttgtttatcaatttttgatattgtaaaatcagctaataatgtgccaaaaagttaaagcacattcaacatttcgatgaTTTTGGAAGGAAAGCAAACATTAAAAGGCATCTtgcaagcctccaagcaagcaatcagtgatttgattgcgacacttgctcgagtatggatcataaacattaaacaaaacatcgcattctgattgcactctcgattcatttttttttttttttgtggtattcagttggagctgcctgacagcttaacttgtcaaggctgaaccctcggtctggcttttgccaagtttcccctctaccaggaccaatactcagacggactaggcaatggcgcccacatgaacactgttttttattagtattgtgacgtggtagtttttgaaaagtacccatattcccttgcttctgagaaaaggaagcattgtgaaaatcagcagctccatcagaatttgtttgaaatagtagtgtagtagtgtcattactaatactgtttagtcgaaatggttttgaataatttgtcattcaagtgctattctgattactcctgtcttttacgttagattagagtcttaaatgtcaattgtcgtcaagttttaacaaaattaggctgtttagtagtagtactagttaatttaatttgttgttgttaaaagtatttattggtcattacgttcatatatccttgaagaaaaaagtcgctttccttgtctgttcaacaatttttcgaaactagcaagtgtaccctaatgatcgatctcagcgtcttactttccacagtcattttatagtgaatattgaaaagtaaagttaccttaggcttctattacagtctcctacatgattcacttttcggtggcaaatgcaatgcttcacaacgcctactttctacttgtacattttgcgaaaatgaagctggaattagattatttatatcgctgttacaaaagaggtatttcttattatggcaatgtaaaaaccatattaaaataagattgtcgccacttatttctactcagtgaatctactagtcattttcctaagagttcctatgtattccctacgtcgtatatgataacgatgtatctagctagctaatagtaagagtaagagtggctacggatcattctggttagcaaaaggcaaactgaacgtcaccaatagtattaatgtctactttgaatagattaattatttgaaatgggcatcaattctatcaatgacgcagaatgtccgttggatcacatccgagatattattgcgtctatgccatatgaattatgacgcggctttaagcaaaaagtgccaaaatgtgataccaccactacaggttacgcctttggtttccatcatatgggctaatggattatgccctcccatcgcggcaaggtcgcataaccaaggggagggattctgattgcactctcgattcaaattacccgaaaatgagtaaacacatggagatgttgactacgctaaaagTCGTCTCGTGCCATGGGCCTGAGTTTGACCGAGCGAGTAGCCTTCCCAGTTAGACTGTAAAGAATacggaacggctttttgctctattattttaagtagatgctattgttctccctttgctcctatccgcaacccggtgcacgcgccctgttgggtttcgaaaacctcgtagaagattacaaaccgtcaatggcattcccaattactaccccacattgcacattcgagggtctgattgtgctcctaaccagggctggtagcagtcaggcagcaaaataatagtgactttagtgaccaaaatgatgaaaatagtgaccaaaaagtgacctaaaagtgacttcaaaacaacaaatattAGCCATAAAATGACCagaaatgaaaatatattctATGTGTATATTAACCAATCTACATATTGGGTGAATTTAGAATGTAGAGAACTccattaatttgaaatatttcttaacaTTTATCCTGTTCACTATAAAAGTTGATTGCCATAAGTTGTCGAAAAGATGGCGAATTGAAGATTTAACCTATCGTATTTTTTCACGAGACGAATATTAACTTGATATAAGTTACTGCTTTATGTTTCAGATttcaatcaaatgaaaaataaaacaaaaaacatcACAGACACGAACTCCGGAAAACAAACTCGTGATAGAATTTTTAGTATAATTCCTGTTCATGAGGAGCTAACTggcaaaaattctttgaaaagtttgaaatatAGATACAAACTAAACTAAACAGTGGAATAAATCGAAGGAAAATTGTTGGTTGTAGACAAAATTGTGGTGAAAATCTTTAATGAATAACAGAACAttctgaaaaacaaaacaaaaaacctgacagaattgaaaattcaaaaaaaagaaACTCAGGCTaaatttgtggtgaaatttcCGTAAAATTAAACTTTCCTTCCAAATAAACAATTCTAGGCATTCTAGAATTGTTGACGAAGTCTAGACAAATGAGACTGGTGTGCattaggaattaaaaaaaaattctatgcgTAAACTTAAAGTATCTATATTTCAACTGAACGTTTCaataaatctcgcataacttgtgatttcgccctaaaagccgttggtaaccaagtgtgtaacTCGTTGTTTTTGAGACTAAGAttaaaactatcaccactgggagaaaGAGGAGGATCTTGCTTTCGTcctagcattgttgaataacttgtagATCTGTTCATTTGCTCACGCGATAAATAtattattgaaaacaattatAAAACTCATTAGCGACTCGTAACCTTACGTTTTGTCTGATATGAAAATGACAAACGATTGAAATCGCATATTTATTGCTGAAATTCATGAACAAGTGAATTTGTCGTGAGGAAACAGCCACTGATATCAGTCAAACAATTAtgtttttcaagagctgtccggaatatgaagcaaaaatgTGGTTGTGCcctgaataaaaatcatgaaaaggccgaACTATTTTATTGATTACAGTGAATCGAAGATGTGGAATCCAAATCTTCACCCCCCATTCAAAACTCaagtgtttgcaaggcctgattacgcTAAAATGTTGTACAGAACAATCAAATTTATATGTGTTTCGATTagttgtacttcactgaagccttaagtgtccgtaatatgaatcaaaccgGTACTTGCCCCTGGTCGTCCTGGACGAGTTTCTGAcaaactttttgatttttttggttgTTCTTCTCAATGTTTATCTTCCGGAGGAATTTTGATAATGTTCTTTAATAAGATAGGTTTAGGATACCTTCTATAGCTGTAGATTAATGCAGAAAGTTCACTGATAATTTATTCAGCAGATATTGGTCCTGGTTTTCgccaaaatgtattaaaatattTAGGCCAAAAAGTTCATCCTAAAGTTGCTTTCAAAGTTTTGTCAGAATCTTATCCAAAACTTTTCccaaaatatttttacacttTCCTTTGGAAATGTCTACGGATAATTCatctgaattcttccagaaaaaagCCACTTTGACACTTCGATTTCCAAATCACACTATAGTTGTCTTTATAATAAGAAATATCCatttggggtcatgcacaaattacgtcacgctccaagggggggtgGTCAagtcaagcgtgacaagccttacaaaattttcgaaggactcatacaaaaaacgtgacaaagggggggaggggatcgaaaaagttgaaatttagcgtgacataatttgtgtaccatccctttctTGCTGTTTGTATTTAAAAAGCTAAAACAGCCTgcaattttattatcatcagatcgcaaaaatagtgactttagtgaccatttttctgaaaaaagtgactttagtgtcttttttgttggaaatagtgactttttagtgaccaggtcgaaaaaagtgactaagTTACTAAAAAGTGACCCACTACCAGCCCTGCCTAGCCCACCctcagttcgtaatcttcttcttttttttttttttcaagggcactccgtgctcgtggccaccactgtgccggactcagttgatcttgtagcttctttaccgatacagatctatttttaacttatctatatttacatctagtttcactctctcctactcttttactctcacaccgagcaggtaagagagagctctgctgttagtgaggctagctgcctgcgaagagggtcagtttgtctcagtcaccatctgatactgacggaggatggacgtgcttcccaaagcacggtcctccgtgaggcgtcttctggtggctggacgggtttttttgtggaggggctgggaatcgaacccatgaccttccgcttatgaagcgcaagcgtaacctcaaggctacagacccccctattcgtaatcttctcgccagcttgaaattatattttcccgaagtgaaagtaattttaataagtgatagcctagtgcagctcaactgcatagtacagtagtttaaccagaatctttagatcagaagataaaatctaaattttgtaataaaaaggttgccattgctttgaaattcacccaacatctaattaaaactactaacaacagcgatcaattatcaaaattcatcgctttctggaaaatataatctCAAGCCCAGGGATTTGCATTTGTTGACGAATTAATCAACGGCCGTATAACTTCCGTCTGAGTCCATTTCATCAGTCTCCGTCGCATATTCAGTCCTCCCAACGATTTCAAATAGCTTACCCAATACTACGTCTTCGGTGGAAACTGAAATCTTCCGTCGCCGCCGGAATTGCCGTCACATCCGCCCTTCTCGTCGAAGCCAGCGGGGTTGTTTTCAGAGCAGttgcgaaaaatatcgaaaaaccgatttttgacagaatgGCCTCCTTACGGTACTTTGCAGAAAACCGGCTTTGAAGTTTctcacatttttttcaacatcttattggaaaatcaaatttaatacgttagtttgtggaatcccaaaacgtgttgaattttgaattaaGGGCCCCCCTTTATGAGATCAGATCTAAGCCCCCTGGCGCCCAAGTCCGGCACTGATTAACTGTTCGTATAttgttctaagatttttttttccagcaatttcatCATATCTTATATAGGCTTTTCCGCAATTGGTTCAGTTGTTGTTTCTTTGGACAATTAGGAATTTTTTGAGGATAATTCCAGAAATACACCAAACACCCCgccatgaatttcttcaagaattcctctaaagattctgtcacaatttttttcaacacAATACTGGATTTAGTGATTCTTTAATCGATTTTGCTAGGAGGTTCGTCCAAGATATTTGAGTAGGACATTTTCAATAACTCTAGCAACAATTTGTGCAGAGAAGTTCCCACTGATttcttaggatttcctccagaattgtCGTTCAGATTTTAAAGTTTCTAATGATACCTTTAGAAGTAACTCCGGCGATTCTTTCTATAATTTCTTCAGCCcagcatatttttttaggaaactTTGCAAGGAAATCTTTAAATAAACTacccaggattttttcaaagaattatcaATGACAATTTCTAAGACATTATTggagaaatccatgaaaaaatcctgaaagtattgctataagaaatctaattgTAATCCCTAATGAAACTTCTAAAGAACTCTTACGAGGATCACTGAAAAACTCGATACTTCTGAGAAGTATTGGAGGTATGTCCAGATTAATTTGTAAGATAAtgattgaaacaaaaattgtcGGAATAATTGCTGGTGTGAAATCTCAAATGATATGTTGATCAATTCATTTGCGATGCAAAGAAATTCACTcgagatttttttgaaagatcTACGTGAGTAATTCGTGTTGGAGAAAATTCTagataaatttattaaattccTCAATAACAAACGATTTAAATCGTAGATGAATTCATGACGACGTAGGaaatctttaaagaattcttgggTTTCTGGAATAGCctttaacaaatttcttcaaaatcttaGGAATTTCGGAATTCTTCGGAAGATTTGCTTAAGTAATAACTAGTATTTGTGGATAAATCTTTAAAGGAAATACGGGCATTTTTGCAATTGTTTACAGTAAGCCCTATGGAAACTTCATGGCTATGTACCTATTTCGAATCCGAATTCACTGAATTTCCTTAGTGAAATAGAAACaatttagagacttgcattaaaatagacaCCAAGTCTTTGAAGAGAAACCTGCTACCAGTACCTTGATTATGTCCAAAACTTTGTATTCAGTTTAATAAGCCTACCGGTATCTACCGATTGTTGATCATTAAACAAAACACAATCTGGCCGCTCAGCCGCCCCAAAAAATGGACGTAATTCTCGAATGTCCCTTATTGGTTCCTCTGGATCATCACGATCACTACGGATGTTTCGGATGAAATAGTCACATCAGGTACTTACATTTTTTGTCAGTCAATTTTATTCATCAGCAATGACACCGTACAATAATCGGAACATCAACAGAACCATTCCCGGCCATCTTTTCGGGCAAAGGTGATGAATAAACCGAACCGCAAGAGAAAACGTCGAGGGAATTTAATCCAGctagaaacaaaacaaaattgagGTTAGGTTCAAATCCTGTATTTACTGCATTACAAATGTTTCACTTACCTTCCGGAAGCCAATATCCTTGGCGTATTCCCTGAAGCACTGACGGCAAATGTTGAGACCGTACTTCCGGATCATACCATGATTGTTGGAGCAAGCCCGGCTGTGAAAATATGaaggaaaatattaattttaagcgaa is a genomic window containing:
- the LOC5565330 gene encoding flavin reductase (NADPH), coding for MQKIVVFGGTGMTGQCAVQYALDKGLKVRLMVRNEATVPESFKNQVELVKGDVVNAEDVVKAISDQELVCVVLGTRNDLKPTTMMSTGIQNIVDAMKAAHLKKVSVCLSSFLFFDADKVPKMFTELNADHKRMLDVLKASDLEYRAILPPHIADEPSTEYVIAYDKSPGLTRSISKLDLGKFLIEALFEDQHAGKVIGMCTKPAC
- the LOC5569670 gene encoding 40S ribosomal protein S29 codes for the protein MGFADLWYSHPRKYGQGSRFCRACSNNHGMIRKYGLNICRQCFREYAKDIGFRKLD